In Myxococcus guangdongensis, a single window of DNA contains:
- a CDS encoding sigma 54-interacting transcriptional regulator has translation MASLTVRSPDGKVREIALHKRITSIGRSADNDIALDDPGVPDSALHVTFDGTRYEVGTLGATVQVNGKKRDTHALATGDVLRVGGTELKFSREDAPRAPPPSALTPTTHREATARQDTSDSHTTELPGVPGRELAMLRRLTAFSERLLALYDVERILESLMDEAIEVTRADKGFLILMESGDPRVKVARNVARENIEDAVEKLSDSIIAKVVKDQRPLIVADAVDAPEFKASESVVNLRVHSVMCVPLMHKGDLFGVIYVGNDRLVNRFEPKSADMLTIFAAQASLVLQNAMLVNDLKLDNTELRRKLEDQRYGDIVGACQGMRDVYKRIDKIAPTDISVLITGETGTGKELIAREIHRRSPRLKGPFITINCGAIPENLLESELFGHVKGAFTGAVATKAGKFQAAIGGTLFLDEIGEMPLQLQVKLLRALQEKIVYKVGDNRGEPVDIRVVAATNKILEEEVKRNTFREDLYYRLNVVTLKLPPLRERGEDVVVLGRFFLQKYSREFSSRAKGFTPSSAVSMKKYGWPGNIRELENRIKKAVVLSDKPLLGPDDLDLKPENLEPIMPLLQAKEEFQKRYINEVLARNNGNRTKTAKDLGVDPRTIFRHLEKLEAEKTGRPLPPDESDELL, from the coding sequence AGTCCTGATGGCAAGGTCCGCGAGATCGCCCTGCACAAGCGCATCACCAGCATCGGCCGCAGCGCGGACAACGACATCGCGCTCGACGACCCCGGTGTCCCCGACAGCGCCCTGCACGTCACCTTCGACGGCACGCGCTACGAGGTGGGCACGCTGGGCGCCACCGTGCAGGTCAACGGCAAGAAGCGCGACACGCACGCGCTCGCCACCGGCGACGTGCTGCGCGTGGGCGGCACCGAGCTGAAGTTCTCCCGCGAGGATGCCCCGCGCGCGCCCCCGCCCTCCGCGCTCACCCCGACGACGCACCGCGAGGCGACGGCGAGACAGGACACGTCGGACTCGCACACCACGGAGCTGCCCGGGGTGCCCGGCCGCGAGCTGGCCATGCTGCGCCGGCTCACCGCCTTCAGCGAGCGGCTGCTGGCGCTCTACGACGTGGAGCGCATCCTCGAGAGCCTGATGGACGAGGCCATCGAGGTGACGCGCGCCGACAAGGGCTTCCTCATCCTGATGGAGAGCGGAGACCCGCGCGTGAAGGTGGCGCGCAACGTGGCGCGGGAGAACATCGAGGACGCGGTGGAGAAGCTGTCCGACTCCATCATCGCCAAGGTGGTCAAGGACCAGCGGCCCCTCATCGTCGCGGACGCGGTGGACGCGCCCGAGTTCAAGGCCAGCGAGTCCGTGGTCAACCTGCGCGTGCACTCGGTCATGTGCGTGCCGCTGATGCACAAGGGCGACCTGTTCGGCGTCATCTACGTGGGCAACGACCGGCTGGTGAACCGGTTCGAGCCCAAGAGCGCGGACATGCTCACCATCTTCGCGGCGCAGGCGTCGCTCGTCCTGCAGAACGCGATGCTGGTCAATGACCTCAAGCTGGACAACACGGAGCTGCGCCGCAAGCTGGAGGACCAGCGCTACGGCGACATCGTGGGCGCATGTCAGGGCATGCGGGACGTCTACAAGCGCATCGACAAGATCGCCCCCACGGACATCTCCGTGCTCATCACCGGCGAGACGGGCACGGGCAAGGAGCTCATCGCCCGCGAGATCCACCGGCGCTCGCCGCGCCTGAAGGGCCCGTTCATCACCATCAACTGCGGCGCCATCCCCGAGAACCTCCTGGAGAGCGAGCTGTTCGGCCACGTGAAGGGCGCCTTCACCGGCGCGGTGGCCACCAAGGCGGGCAAGTTCCAGGCGGCCATCGGCGGCACGCTCTTCCTGGACGAGATTGGCGAGATGCCGCTGCAGCTCCAGGTGAAGCTGCTGCGCGCGCTGCAGGAGAAGATCGTCTACAAGGTCGGCGACAACCGCGGGGAGCCGGTGGACATCCGCGTCGTCGCCGCGACGAACAAGATCCTCGAGGAGGAGGTGAAGCGGAACACCTTCCGCGAGGACCTCTACTACCGCCTCAACGTCGTCACCCTGAAGCTGCCCCCGCTGCGCGAGCGCGGCGAGGACGTGGTGGTGCTGGGCCGGTTCTTCCTCCAGAAGTACTCGCGCGAGTTCAGCTCCCGGGCGAAGGGCTTCACCCCGTCCTCCGCGGTGTCGATGAAGAAGTACGGCTGGCCGGGCAACATCCGCGAGCTGGAGAACCGCATCAAGAAGGCCGTCGTGCTGTCCGACAAGCCGCTGCTGGGCCCGGACGACCTGGACCTCAAGCCGGAGAACCTGGAGCCCATCATGCCGCTGCTCCAGGCCAAGGAAGAGTTCCAGAAGCGTTACATCAACGAAGTGCTCGCGCGGAACAACGGCAACCGGACCAAGACGGCCAAGGATTTGGGCGTGGACCCTCGCACCATCTTCCGACACCTGGAGAAGCTGGAGGCGGAAAAGACCGGCCGGCCGCTGCCTCCCGACGAAAGCGACGAGCTGCTCTGA